From a region of the Besnoitia besnoiti strain Bb-Ger1 chromosome I, whole genome shotgun sequence genome:
- a CDS encoding DNA-directed RNA polymerase I RPA12 (encoded by transcript BESB_003570) — MPRSSSRAPLSADALLLAQAAESLVVPVGAAPEAADSFLPSAPPTSACQRLLRQTPQSLDDSVEYFALSHRLGEDAQTLAGPPKFVYESPGLAFPSAAGGGRAGGMGASCSPGVSYDWLLALGCLNCGRPITVADDVLPALEEEFEAEPDCRRAAAAIVCRGCGHHVAPLHQARESDALVDCMQGGASAKGDAAGKQASGEEGVAGALKQDGIYVYGQRKQHRLGDFSKRWWQQRFLGAGFGERLLEQQLRLVQAFTGSKKGVICKETCEKCGHGEAFFSTFQARSADEGMTVMYECVKCGHRRVFNN, encoded by the coding sequence ATGCCTCGCtcgtcctctcgcgcgccgctgtcggcagacgcgctgctgctggcgcaggcggcggagtcgctgGTGGTGCCggtcggcgcagcgcctgaggcggcggactCGTTTCTGCCTTCTGCTCCCCCCACATCGGCCtgccagcggctgctgcgccagacGCCTCAGTCTCTCGACGACTCTGTGGAGTACTTTGCGCTCTCGCATCGcctcggcgaagacgcgcagacgctcgcGGGTCCGCCCAAGTTCGTGTACGAGAGCCCCGGTCTCGCGTTCccctcggcggcgggtggcggacgcgccggcggcatgGGCGCCAGCTGCTCGCCAGGCGTCTCTTACGACTGGCTGCTCGCCCTGGGCTGCCTCAACTGCGGCCGTCCCATCACCGTCGCGGACGAcgtgctgccggcgctggaggaggaaTTCGAGGCAGAGCCGGActgccgacgcgccgcggcagcgatcgtctgcagaggctgcgggcACCACGTGGCTCCGCTGcaccaggcgcgcgagagcgacgcgctaGTGGACTGCATGCAGggcggggcgagcgcgaagggcgacgccgcgggcaagcaggcgtctggcgaagagggcgtcgcgggcgcgctgaaACAGGACGGAATCTACGTTTACGGTCAGCGGAAGCAGCACCGGCTGGGGGACTTCTCGAAGCGGTGGTGGCAGCAGCGCTTCCTCGGCGCAGGCTttggcgagcgcctcctcgagcagcagctgcgcctcgtccaGGCCTTCACAGGCTCCAAGAAGGGTGTCATCTGCAAGGAGACCTGCGAGAAGTGCGGACACGGCGAGGCCTTCTTCTCAACCTTCCAGGCACGCAGCGCCGACGAAGGCATGACGGTCATGTACGAGTGCGTGAAGTGCGGACACAGGCGCGTCTTCAACAACTAA